The Plectropomus leopardus isolate mb chromosome 14, YSFRI_Pleo_2.0, whole genome shotgun sequence DNA window CACCCTGCCTGCACAGCTCACGGTTAAAGATGAATGACTGGTTCTAATCGGGGGGTTTGCATACACTGCCGTGCCTTTATAAAGCTGATATGGAACAAACATAATGAACGATTGAGCATGTCAGTAAGTTTCATGGTCCATTAGGCATCTAAAAACTCACTTGCCAGAGCAAAAAGTTCTCAGAATCAGTCTGCACTCTGGTTGGTAGTTTCCCACAGTGACATGTTCATTAGTGACCTGCTGGTTGCATCTTACCTGCTCGTTGGTGGGTCTGGATTTCTTCCAAGCCTGTGAGAGTCCTGAGGGACCTGCGCTCTTTGAAGGCCACAACAGGCACCATGTCCTCCTCGTTGTTCCGCTGTGAGGTCTTAGACACCACTGGAAGCTTGACGGCATCTTCTATGGTGCCATTGTGCACAggctgtgtgttttcctttggTTGGGCTTCATTTGGCAAAATCCTCACCGGTACAGATTTCTGTTATAAAAGGAATTAACCAGTTTGGTGGAGGAAAAGCTTTCAGAGGTGGAAAGTTATTAGTAGATGCTGGATGTGAGTCATAAGAGCCCAGGGGCTATGTACTTTTCCCTGACTAGTTAATCTCACCGTATCTGGAGAATCTGTCCTTCTGGTTCTCCGCATGATCTCCTCAAGTCgctggaaaagaaaacaacctttATTAAAACACTGACATGGTGGGCTTTCTCGTATCATTTAGTCTCTTAAATGAGACAcaaactttaatatttttattctttagaAATCTAACATTGTCAGCATCCTCAAACATTGTCAAACCTTCTTTCTGGCTTGGCGAGCATCCTCCTCTTTCTGTGCGAGCATTTCTCGCTCTTGTTTCATCTGCTCTGCTTTTGCCATCTCTTTGGCTTGTTCCTCCTCTCTCTATAAAAAGattaagacaaagaaaaggaaatagagGGATTGTCCATTCAAGTAAATGcgtgaaataaacacaaaaagcatCCATGAGGAAGCCTGTAGGTGCAGGAATGTTTGCATTTCCCACCTGTTTCTGCAGAAGGGCGGCCTCCCTCATAGCTTGAGCTCGTTCTTCCTCAGCtcgtctctgctcctcctcctcccgcctCTTCTTCTCCTCAATGAGACGCTGAGCCTCGGCCTGCTGTTGTGCTCGCTCCTCTGCCCTCTTGCGCTCCAATTCTTCACGACTCCGCCTGGACACAAATTCATAAAtttatgtccaaaaatcaaaagtattACAAGCTGCTTCTATCTGGTTGCATACAGATGCAGGACaaatagtttgaaaaaaatcatttgtccCTGCTCTATTGTACTCCTTAGCAGTATTATTAATTCCTTGTTTCATTGCAGATGTGTTGTTAGTTGTTGTGCATGATTGAATTGACCCTCAGGGATACCTTGACCTTAAATTGTAACACGAAAGTCTCATAGGTGCTTGTTACCTTTCGGCTTCCTCTCTTTGGAGGcgctcctgctcctctctctcccgTTGCATTCGagcctctctcctcttttcagcCAAGAGACGTGAGGCCTCCACTCGGTCTGTAGTTCCGGCTGAGGGTCGACTCACGACTTCAGAAGGCTGTGGAGCTGCACGAGGAGGCGTTTGGGGAGGACCTGAAGAGAAATAATCAGCTTCAGTACCTGAAACACTTTAAATACCTCTTTATATCTTGCACTTGCGCATTTCTGCAGCTTACTTCCATGTCCCGCGGTTCTGTTCATAGCTGCTGTGTCTTTGTCGGGCAGGTTCAAACATGGAACCTCGGGTGTATTTTCATCCCTCATTTCCTCTCGCTGACCTTCAGGTGGTGTCCTGAGAGGCCTTGAGTTACCCGGTGAGAGGGCAGAGCCACAAACAGCAACATCTTCCTCAGGGACCGACGGGAGCTCGAGCTGCAGCGGGGTCGAATGTCTGCTGATTGATCTTCGGGGGGTTCTTTAAGATGCAGCAGAAGACAGCAGACGTCCCATTTTGTTTCAGATTACAGGTACTATATCATAAATTTACAGTGGATATTTTTGGTCACAAACATTTGACCTACCGCTCAGGTGACGGGGAAGTTGTTCTgctttgtgtgactttgggtGGTTTCACACTGACGGCAGGTGATTTAGGTTTTGAGTTCTTCTTATTAGTGTTTGGctgttttactgcttttatcTAAAccagaaagaagaaattattactattatttatatttatgactGTTTCAACTCTATTGTCTCAGCTGCAAAATTATACAATGGGCAAAACCGACATGAAGCCCTTTACATTATTATGCACAATAATTGAACTAAAtcagttaaaatgtaaaatacagtcACATTTAATTTGTACCCATCCTActtttgcatttatatttagCACACTGAAATTCGATTgacatatttatacatatttcttatacaaaataaatttcataTAATTTTATAGTTATACATACATATTCTATTATATATTGTAgtataatgcacattttttctcatactaatttttctatttctattttcttctaatttctCTATAGAATATACAGACAATTATTATAAGTCCTAATTCCCTCCATAATGATCAtcagaataatttttttttttttttttcaaaaatccgACTGAAAAAGTAAACACTAAAAAAGAGATACAGCTAGAATTACCTGTGCCGCATTGATGCTTCTTTGCATTGGACTCAGGGAGGCAGATGAAGGCCTGTTGTGGACTGAACCAGAGTGCTGCTGGGGTTTGGGAGGGGTGATGTTGGTGGTTGAATTCATGGAGTGGAATGAAACTGCACGGCGACAAACATGGACAACTGAGCCATTGATTTGTGCCATAATTATTGGAAAGCGGAGGAATTGTGCAAATATGATGGAACCAGTGAGGGAATTGTGATGTAGTTCGtaaacagagagggaaacgAGCTGTTGGTTAGTCAAGGTAGCATCTTAAAAAAGCACTACAGTTAGCATTGCTATaatgttaaaggtccagtttgtaggatttaggggatatattggaataaatgaaatataataagtatgttttctttagggTATAATCATCTGAGACTGGGCACAATCACCTTACTGGGGCATCCCTAAAcccatatttattttaaacataatacttattttttgcatgtttttgccaattttaatcacctggtttATTTGTGTAGGAGACCTTGGCAGATAATTCATCTCcaggtgaaaacctcctgaaggACTGAATTTTAAGTATCAGAGGCAAAAGGTTGAGATTAAGATCTGTGTAAAAAGGAAAGCCAGACGGATGGGACAATAGGTTGGACGACGTGTTGTTCTGACTGTGTTATGCGTGCAACTCACCATGggaagcagctagcagcagtaaGTGGCTAACTCAAGAAGAATAGTGGCCGAAAATTTGCGAAAACAATAAGGTcagggagctccttaccctcagAGCAGAGAACGACATCAGCCACCACATAACTGGAATAgtaaatgtttattattgtcatgtattgccattgttattgtttataaagtgctgccAACGcttatgttatatgtcacactagaggcagacgCTGTTATGTGAAATGTCACACTTCTTTTGTTTCCATGATGCCGGCATGCTTTCTAAAATCAGACAGTATAGCAGCAGTGTAATTCTGTGTAAAACTGCAAAGGCAGCATGAAGAAGAGATTTTGCAGTGGGGCTCTTATGCattctctgtgtaaaagggctACTGATTTGTTACATGttactgctttattcagtgtttttactggtttcaaTCACCTTATCCAcagaggaaaagacctctgtggataattctcctggtaaaaacctcttgaacatgAACACTGAAGCCGTTCTAACTTTTAGCTGGTtgaatctgcaatcctcaccactagttGCTACTAAAgtcccctaaatcttacacattgtTCCTTTAAAGCAGGGCGCATACTGTTATCATGGGGGAGAGTACCTTCTTCTCCTGACTGACAACCAGCACTCTTGCTCCTGGCCAGATAAGAGCATGTAGGGGTAAGCAGGCGACTGACCAAGTTCTTCTCCCATGTTGTCAGAGGCAAGCGACGTGGAACTAGCGTATTGATCGGTTTTAAgtgcagcagaaacaaaaagataagGCACTCCAAGAATTGTTTTGTTAAGATACAGAGAACAGATACTGTTAAGTGTTATGAGTTTAGAAAGATTATGTTGAAAGAGAGGAAATAAGAAAGCACATCTATTTGTACTTACCGTTCTTGGTGAGCTTCCTTCCTCTGGAGTTTTGACTGTGGTTGTGTTGGGCCCTTTGGCTCTTCTCCACTGTCCTACGCACTGCAGATTCATATCGCTCCTTAATTCAGGAAAACAAGCTTTTGTTACTCAACCCAGAGCTGCCCGGGAAAACATCAGCCTCACTAAAAATAAAACGTTTTTGATTTCCACCATCAAAACTCACTTTATCCTCCTTCAGTCTCTGCCTGCGCTTCTCCTCCACAGCAGCGcgcttcctctcctctttgaGCCTCAGGTCCAGGAGTTTCTTCTTGCGCTCCTGCAGTTGTTGCTCATGGTACCGCCTGGCTCGTTGCTCCCGCTCCAACCTGCTCTTTTCCCGAGaggctgagggaaaaaaagtgaaccaGTAAAAATAGATTATTCGGTTATGTATGTTAATCTTATCAGAAATTGAGGACAATGCATTAATAGTGTCACATACCAAGTGTCCTCTGATGCTCCTCTCGTCTTTCCCGAGCAGCTTTCAGCCTCTCATCAACATTTGGTCCAGCGGCCActagaaacccaaaataatgtatttttagacACTGGTTGTTTGATGCCATAAATTAAACAGATATACTAGTAgtcagaggtgtggactcgagtcgtgaatttgatgactttggactCAAATTGTCAGAATCAAATTAGGAATGGCAACTTGACTTCAaccataggtgtagatttcagggagCACGAAGAGGACACGCCCCCCTcagtattgaaaataataataaaaaatgacagtagaagaggacttttattttgaccaaatttgCAACATTTCCACCATAGATTGGTGCAGAAAGTACAGAAAATGGTGTatgaaaattcaccagaatTTTTAAACCAAGTGTgtgtgatgctcaaaattttggGGAGAAGGAACCCCAAACCTGTCAAATTTCATGAGTCCCCCTCCCAATGTTAAATGAAACTTAAAACCCTTGattttaacaccaatgacttgtgacttcagTAGtaacttgagccttttgacttgaaaatacctTCCCCCCGAgctcaaataataaaaaaaacatggtatttGGAAGCTTGCCAAATCAATTAATACCCCTTCATTTCCTGAACTGACAAATGTCAATGCGATTCAGTCCAAGCATTTCCCAGCAACTAATTTtgttataatacaaaaaatatgcGGTCTCACTTACTTTTCAAGTCAAAaagctcaagtccaagtgaagtcatgagTTGTTGGTGTCCAAGTTGAGTTgtaagtcttttttgattttgtcaagttgagtctaaagtcattaaatttgtgaCTTAGGTCTGACTTACGTCCGAGCGCATTATGACTTGATCAGGACTTAAGGCTTAAAGTTTAGGACTTTGGACTTGAAATGGGACATAAGTAAAAGACTTGAGACTTTGttttgacttgcaaaacaatgacttggtcccaccgcTGCGATTAGTTATATTACACATTACACCAAAATCGAgtcagtgtgtgtaaaagaAACTCATGCTATTGAAGTCATTATCTAAAATCTTAATAATATGACAGCTGCCTGGTGAAATGTGGGTGAATGTGAGTGCTGTATCAAACCTGCAGCGGCCCGCGGTGAAGTGGCTGTGTTGCACATTTGGGCAGCCTTGTTGACGAAGCAGGCTGTTTTCTTTGCCTGTGTGTTTGGCTTGATATTACCACGATTATctaaaagttaagaaaaaagcACGTtattcagttaaataaaaaatagcccCACCTCTGAGCTTTTCCAGTTTTGCTTCTCATAATCTGACAATATTCCTTTggtattttggatttttaactATCTGTAAATGCATCTTTTAGCATGGCAGATGACATGAAGGAGCTGTTATGTAAATATACGTAACAAATTAGCTTGAATAATCGGTCCCAAATAGTGGCTATTGTGGACTGAGATGGCCTTAGGGTCAGCCTGCAAATGAAAGAGCTGTTATAAACTGCCTGCGTATAAAAGGCGGAGAGATGCGCTAGCACCTGATCAGTCCTCATGGAGATgactaaaacaaacaatgaaaaaggtCAAGACATAAAGCCGCCTCACAAGACCAATTAACAATTCATATAAATGCATAAGGAGGAAAAAATCCTTTAGAATTGAATAACATCAGGATGATTATTCTATGTATGTTTTGTCCACAGATGCCTCCTGATTTCCTCATCTTTACAGCCATTCTCAGtcacaaaatgatttaatatttcttaaatGTATAATCTATTCATGCGTCATCAATATGATCAGATGATCTGTGTTTGGGATCTACGGTCACTCTCCTTTGCTTCAAGAAAAAAGGCTCGCTTTGGTCAGAAATCcttccaaaacaaaagcacGCATTAAAGCTGCTAACCTGTTTTTTCAGATCCATTCCTCTTCCTCTGGCTCTCGATGGTGCGTGTAGAAAGTGGTCCCTGCGATGGAGGgatgtcactgtgtttcttcTGCACAGCCATGCTAGGTTTTGAGCCTGGCATACCAATGCTCTCCCTCTaaacccccctcctctctctcttcctcctcctcttttgaATTTCTATTTCAAGATGCCTTCGGGTCCTTGCTTTCCAAGTGCACCGTGCAAAGAACTGCCCTCTGCATCAGCTGCTTGTCCATCTGTGTGTTACAAATAGagagaaaagcataaaaaaaaaacaaagcatccAGTTATTCCCCTGTCCAGAGATAAATTAAAGGTTATCCACAATTTTACTCCTGTCTCCTTTAAGGCTCTGATCCTCAGCGAGTCTATAAAAAGGCTACTCCCCCCTTTAAAGATCTCACCCTTGTGAGCTGCTCTGCTTTACTTTCACATAGGGTTGCTGTGTCACTTTAATTCCCCCACCACACTGCCTGCCTGCTTGTCAGATGGATGTGGCCGAAAGGATGCAGCGTCTCCTGGAGacagggggggaaaaaatggaagcaaatcTGAGAGCCTGTCCTCATGAATAATTACATGACAATGCTGGTATAATATTCAGTGACATACTCTACGTTGCTTGGACATTAACTCGCTCTGATGAAGATGGAGTCAGTGTTCTCAATAGGCGAGGCAAAAATTTTACCCATGATTCCTTACTTAGTGAATAAAATGGTATGAACACTAGATGGAGGTATTTCTTTCTAGAGAGCAAGCTGAAGTCAGGCTTCCCTTTAAATGGCTTCAGTTATAtgattttaattgtatttgaatgttatttaataatttgtttCTTTGCACTCTGTGTTTGAATTGACTTGTTgctaaaatacataaaaacaaacttggcTTCTCACTATCTGGGTGTAGTCTCAAGTAtttactgttttgtgttttccctGTCCCTGGAAATTCACTTTCAGgctcaatgaataaataaataacagattttatttgtaatgtaatttacatTTGGAACAAATCCCAAAATGCTACAAGATAAAAGCATTAgcctaaaaaaacagacaaaaaataccaaaataagagcatattttaaagtcataaaaaataagagCTTAAAAACAAGTAGAGCAACCAGCAAGAAGTTATTTAAAAGTCATAAGttctgccaaaaaaagaatgttttaagTCCttagataaaaaacacaaaattagaCTAGAAACTAGAAAATCTGGAAAATTTCTTTCAGCTGTGAAGTTAATCTTAAAGTAAAAAAGGGAAGTGTTTAAAGGGGCTCTACGCTGTAACATTTGACCTGTTGTGGGTACAATGTGAGTTTTTAGTGCTGTTGACATGTTCCCATGAGAGTCTCTGTTTGAGTCTGTGTCAGTGAGATGCCGTGTGATGGAGGTTTCACTACCTGCGGGGGTGTCCGTGGTCTCATGGGCTTGACTAAGCTGGTCCACATCTTTAAGAGCGATTAGAGCTGGAGAGTCTACTTGTGCCAGCAGACCAGTACATAATGCTGGTCTGTGTTGCTGCTCCCCATTTCCCCAGAGGGGCCTGTTGCTCTCCTATGAATAGAGCTTGTATTTCCAGCCAGTTCGTCACCCCTTCCCAAAATCTTTGTTGTGTGCAGCTTGTGTGGCCTGGGGTTTCAGACGTGGCTGCAGAGAGCCGTGTCTGGACCAGCTGCTGACAAGTTTTCAGGCTGGCGCTCTGCATGTCCTCCACCTTCATCAGTTGAAATAATTCAACTGATGACAATGAAAATACTATTAGATACATATAGGGGACAAATACAATATTGATTATTTGTTGTCTGCTGCATTTAAATTCACACATAAACATAGActgataatatttaatatgaaaCCAGACTTTTCAGGAGCATTAGAGACAGCTTATTGTCTTTAACTTTTTCTGCAGAGCCATTTCAGCCGTAACAGAAGTTGACTGCCAGCGAAGAAGTGATTATTTATGGCTAATTTTTTGGTAACATTCAGATTTTATCACTAAGTAAAAGCACATGTAAGGGCATGTGTGTGACATTTAATTAAACCACGTGTTTGACTTTAGGCATGAAAAATTGCTTGAACTCTCACGTTGTTTTAAAGCGAACATTCACTTTAATCAAATGgaaaatttgagagaaaataTCTTTCCTTGAGGTGCTGTAAAAAACACATGTTCATAATGACTCAAGTGAAAGGTGTGAAATGTGACAaatgtgtaaacatgttttttttagttgccAAAAAATACAGAGGATGTAAGTAGCTGCTGCAAATATTGATACATATTGAACAAAGTAACTAAATGAATGATTTGCTTTTATAGATAAACAACTGATAACAATATAGACTACTTTAAGGTGAAACTGACCCTTCATCTCTGACCTTTTGGGACAAAGATTCACTGTTTGTCATCCACTGTCTGCCATGATGCTgcctgcaaaataaaatggcataagttaaaaaagcaaacttcaattcatttaaattgaattcaatttaatttttatttttcttgctaCTGTAACCTCAATGCATGCACAGTCGGCCCTGACCATCAACAGATATAAGCAGTAACTATTATGTGTtacctattacatttcaaaagtaacgaCAACACTGATGATTTTCTGttattaataacaacaacaacaataagtGTACTTACTGTTGACTGTTGACTGACTGTTTTAGTTAAAGATATTTCTCAAATTGAATGGAGATTTGAGTACCCTGGTCTGGAAacgttcatttttttaagtaaataagaGACAACATGTTAAAAACGGACCTTCCTAGCATcttgtgccttttttgcaaaCAAATAGTGACAAGTTATGGGGCGATTGTGGCTCaggagtatatatatatatatatacaaatatatatatatatatatatactgtattcaCTGTAGTCTGTTTATAGACTGGTTTGCTAGTGATGTTTCTCTCACTTTAGTCTTTACatcatagatagatagatagatagatatactttattgatctcaaaactgagaaattgggatgtagcagcgccatacagtaagaacagagaataaagagcacacattatttaatagaatataaaggaatatgcttaaaaaaaaacctaaaaaaaaaaaaaaaaaaaaaaactaagagactgtacatatctacatatatacatgtgtaaagtgcggaactgtatctgaataaatataaataaaaaataaagtcagcagtgtagagtgacatggagctaagaccGGAGTTTTAAAGCGCAGACaggtgagttattgtacaggtggatggcttgtggcaggaaagatttcctgtCTGACAGTGCTTGTTTATACATTATGTCTGCTTAAACTAAAGATGGTTCAGTGTCATGTAAACCTTTTACACTGAGGGGCCCCAAAACAAATCCTGTTTACGGCCCCCAGAGGACCAGggcgtgcgcgtgcgcgtgcggTTGCTAGTGTTGACAGCTGGACGTTTCTCAGGTAAAATCAGCTCGCGCACTGAGCTAACCGTTAAGCCATTGACTGTAAGCTTCATCTTGGTAAGTAAAATGTCAGTCACCAGATTTTGCTCTTGTGTAAATCGGTTTTAAAGATTATCAGCAAAAGTTCGGCCATTGTAAAACAGGTAACGTTAACCCGAGAAGTTACTTTAGCATAAGTGGCAGTCATTGCTAGCATTTTAGCTGGTTTTAGAGCTAGTTAGCTTAGCTCAGAGTAACGTTAGCTTACCTTTGCGCCCGTACACAGTGTGAATATATTAGTCCAGTTTTAAGCGGGTACCTGCGgattcttaaaaagtcttaaaacttGTTAGTAGCTTAGAATAAGAATATTTTGTCATGTAGTTTTTTatacatgaaatattttgttgGACTGGGTCTAACgccagtttatttttggcattgaGAAGTTATGTTAGCTAATGCGCACTGAGTATTTCAgttattcaaattaaataacGAACTTTAAATAACGATGTTTCACTGTAGTTTGTTATGTCGATTTCTTTTGCAACAGTAATGGTATtacatattctttttaaatatatttagaagGTCTTAAACTACATGAAATTGTGCTAAAAATGTCCATATATCCTGTGtttaagtaacaaaaaataCGTTTCTTTCACCT harbors:
- the map7a gene encoding ensconsin isoform X3, which gives rise to MPGSKPSMAVQKKHSDIPPSQGPLSTRTIESQRKRNGSEKTDNRGNIKPNTQAKKTACFVNKAAQMCNTATSPRAAAVAAGPNVDERLKAARERREEHQRTLASREKSRLEREQRARRYHEQQLQERKKKLLDLRLKEERKRAAVEEKRRQRLKEDKERYESAVRRTVEKSQRAQHNHSQNSRGRKLTKNVSFHSMNSTTNITPPKPQQHSGSVHNRPSSASLSPMQRSINAAQIKAVKQPNTNKKNSKPKSPAVSVKPPKVTQSRTTSPSPERTPRRSISRHSTPLQLELPSVPEEDVAVCGSALSPGNSRPLRTPPEGQREEMRDENTPEVPCLNLPDKDTAAMNRTAGHGSPPQTPPRAAPQPSEVVSRPSAGTTDRVEASRLLAEKRREARMQREREEQERLQREEAERRSREELERKRAEERAQQQAEAQRLIEEKKRREEEEQRRAEEERAQAMREAALLQKQREEEQAKEMAKAEQMKQEREMLAQKEEDARQARKKRLEEIMRRTRRTDSPDTKSVPVRILPNEAQPKENTQPVHNGTIEDAVKLPVVSKTSQRNNEEDMVPVVAFKERRSLRTLTGLEEIQTHQRAEVI
- the map7a gene encoding ensconsin isoform X2, whose translation is MPGSKPSMAVQKKHSDIPPSQGPLSTRTIESQRKRNGSEKTDNRGNIKPNTQAKKTACFVNKAAQMCNTATSPRAAAVAAGPNVDERLKAARERREEHQRTLASREKSRLEREQRARRYHEQQLQERKKKLLDLRLKEERKRAAVEEKRRQRLKEDKERYESAVRRTVEKSQRAQHNHSQNSRGRKLTKNVPRRLPLTTWEKNLVSRLLTPTCSYLARSKSAGCQSGEEVSFHSMNSTTNITPPKPQQHSGSVHNRPSSASLSPMQRSINAAQIKAVKQPNTNKKNSKPKSPAVSVKPPKVTQSRTTSPSPERTPRRSISRHSTPLQLELPSVPEEDVAVCGSALSPGNSRPLRTPPEGQREEMRDENTPEVPCLNLPDKDTAAMNRTAGHGSPPQTPPRAAPQPSEVVSRPSAGTTDRVEASRLLAEKRREARMQREREEQERLQREEAERRSREELERKRAEERAQQQAEAQRLIEEKKRREEEEQRRAEEERAQAMREAALLQKQREEEQAKEMAKAEQMKQEREMLAQKEEDARQARKKRLEEIMRRTRRTDSPDTKSVPVRILPNEAQPKENTQPVHNGTIEDAVKLPVVSKTSQRNNEEDMVPVVAFKERRSLRTLTGLEEIQTHQRAEVI
- the map7a gene encoding ensconsin isoform X1, which codes for MPGSKPSMAVQKKHSDIPPSQGPLSTRTIESQRKRNGSEKTDNRGNIKPNTQAKKTACFVNKAAQMCNTATSPRAAAVAAGPNVDERLKAARERREEHQRTLASREKSRLEREQRARRYHEQQLQERKKKLLDLRLKEERKRAAVEEKRRQRLKEDKERYESAVRRTVEKSQRAQHNHSQNSRGRKLTKNVPRRLPLTTWEKNLVSRLLTPTCSYLARSKSAGCQSGEEVVHVCRRAVSFHSMNSTTNITPPKPQQHSGSVHNRPSSASLSPMQRSINAAQIKAVKQPNTNKKNSKPKSPAVSVKPPKVTQSRTTSPSPERTPRRSISRHSTPLQLELPSVPEEDVAVCGSALSPGNSRPLRTPPEGQREEMRDENTPEVPCLNLPDKDTAAMNRTAGHGSPPQTPPRAAPQPSEVVSRPSAGTTDRVEASRLLAEKRREARMQREREEQERLQREEAERRSREELERKRAEERAQQQAEAQRLIEEKKRREEEEQRRAEEERAQAMREAALLQKQREEEQAKEMAKAEQMKQEREMLAQKEEDARQARKKRLEEIMRRTRRTDSPDTKSVPVRILPNEAQPKENTQPVHNGTIEDAVKLPVVSKTSQRNNEEDMVPVVAFKERRSLRTLTGLEEIQTHQRAEVI